A genomic segment from Sulfitobacter mediterraneus encodes:
- a CDS encoding GntR family transcriptional regulator — translation MTAFPVLGDPFNSPGVRETTATAVYRRMKVDLMTGALKPGARLNVSALANRYETSNNPVREALNRLTAERLIVQRDQKGFAAPLMTVEDLRDLADTRIALETIALRRAMERGDESWRRDCKVAFHVLSETHYADAQGLPDLEWEAAHRSFHLKLIEPCGSPRLLNFCDDLMYQAARARFLAVTSTPDGRLRETEHSALLEAVIGGDQGAAIDRLSAHYRTTIELVEKRLDV, via the coding sequence ATGACCGCGTTTCCTGTTCTTGGCGACCCGTTCAATTCACCCGGCGTGCGCGAAACGACCGCAACCGCAGTCTATCGCCGCATGAAGGTTGATCTGATGACCGGCGCGCTTAAACCCGGCGCACGGCTAAATGTGTCCGCCCTGGCCAACCGTTACGAGACCTCGAACAATCCGGTGCGGGAGGCGCTGAACCGGCTGACTGCGGAGCGTCTGATCGTACAGCGCGACCAGAAAGGCTTTGCTGCACCCTTGATGACGGTCGAAGACCTGCGAGATCTGGCCGACACCCGCATAGCTCTCGAAACGATTGCGCTGCGCCGCGCCATGGAACGCGGCGATGAAAGCTGGCGGCGTGATTGCAAGGTGGCGTTTCACGTGTTGTCCGAAACACATTATGCTGACGCTCAAGGACTCCCCGATCTTGAATGGGAAGCGGCGCATCGCAGCTTTCATCTCAAGTTGATTGAGCCATGCGGCTCTCCACGCCTACTTAACTTCTGCGATGACCTGATGTACCAAGCCGCCCGCGCGCGGTTCCTCGCGGTCACGTCTACACCCGATGGCCGCCTGCGAGAAACAGAGCACAGCGCGCTTCTGGAGGCCGTGATCGGAGGTGACCAAGGCGCAGCCATTGATCGGCTGTCGGCGCATTACCGTACTACGATTGAACTTGTTGAAAAACGCCTCGATGTGTAG